The window CAGAGTCGATGAACAACTACTACGTACGTGCAGCTGACGGCAACGCGGTTCCACTGAGTAACCTGGTGACGATTGACGTGATTGCAGAGCCACGCTCACTGCCTCACTTCAACCAGCTGAACTCAGCAACGGTAGGTGCGGTACCAGCACCGGGCACGGCAATGGGTGATGCGATTAACTGGTTCGAAAACATCGCTGAAACGAAACTGCCAAGCGGCTACAACCATGACTACATGGGTGAAGCTCGTCAGTTTGTGACTGAAGGTAGTGCGCTATACGCAACGTTCGGTTTAGCCTTGGCGATCATCTTCTTGGTTCTGGCGATCCAGTTTGAATCCGTGAAAGATCCACTGGTTATCATGGTATCTGTGCCACTGGCAATTTGTGGCGCGTTGATTGCGCTTGCTTGGGGCGCGGCATCGATGAACATTTACTCTCAGGTTGGTTTGATTACCCTGGTAGGTCTTATCACCAAACACGGTATCTTGATCTGTGAAGTAGCGAAAGAAGAGCAGTTGCACAACAAACTGGGTAAAACAGAAGCAGTAATGGAAGCGGCAAAAGTTCGTCTGCGTCCTATTCTGATGACAACTGCGGCGATGATCGCGGGTCTTATCCCACTGATGTACGCAACTGGTGCAGGTGCGGCTCAGCGCTTTAGTATCGGTATCGTAATCGTTGCGGGTCTGGCGATTGGTACTCTGTTTACCCTATTCGTACTGCCTGTTATTTACAGCTACTTAGCTGAAAAACACAAACCACTTCCAGTGTTTGTTGAAGACAAAGATCTGGAAAAGTTGGCCCGTGTTGATGAAGCAAAAGCGGCCCAACGAGGATTAGCGGACAACCACTAATTCCCTGCCAAGCTAAAAGGTCACTTCGGTGGCCTTTTTTATTGCCTTGCGTTTGCCGTACCTATCTCGATTTTTTGCATTCCAACTAGCGACTTTCCCGTATCAATTACTTAAAATGAGGGCAAATCAAAAGGAGTTTTAACCACTATGTTTGATCCAAAGAAACTAGAGCAAATCGCCAAGCAGATTCATGACTCTATGCCAGCACCAGTGAAAGAGCTTGGTGCGGATGTTGATCAGAAAGTTCGCCAAGTCATTCAAGGTCAGCTTAACAAGCTTGATGTTGTCAGCCGTGAAGAGTTTGATGTACAGACTCAGGTTCTGCTTCGTACTCGTCAGAAGCTCACTGAGATGGAAGCAAAACTGGCCGAGCTTGAAGCGAAGCTGGCAGATAAATAAACATCGTCTTTCGATAATATTTAAAGGCTGACACTCAGGTGTCAGCCTTTTTTGTGCTCAAACCAAACAAGCGATAAACAAAAAAGGCTTGGTCAACGGCGACCAAGCCTTTTAATTAGATGTTGTGTTTTGTATTTATTGACCCCAGTCTGCCTGGAGTTCTTTTACTGCGTTACTTTTGAGTATGTAAATTACGCAGTATTAAGATTTCATTTCTAGGAGAAGGCGCGGAGTTTACGATAGTAAATGAGCACCTTCGACACCGAAATGGAACCTTAAGGCCAGTAATTTAGCCGCCTACCGCGATACGCTTCATATCAGTCATGTAACCACGAAGCTCTTCACCGATGTATTCTACTGGGTGGTTGCGAAGCGTCTCATTCACCGCGATAAGTGTTGCGTTATCAACTTGGTTTGAAGTTTCGCCCAGACCTTTACCAATTACGTCAGTACCTACTTTAGGCATGAACTTCTCACGTAGTAGTGGAGTAGCAACGTTAGCAAATAGGTAGTTACCGTATTCCGCTGTATCAGAGATTACTACGTTCATCTCGTACAGGCGCTTACGTGCAATTGTGTTTGCGATTAGCGGTAGTTCATGTAGTGACTCGTAGTACGCTGACTCATCGATGATACCTGATGCAGTCATTGCTTCGAACGCTAGCTCAACACCTGCGCGAACCATCGCAATCATTAGAATGCCGTTGTCGAAGTACTCTTGCTCAGAGATTTCAACGTCAGTTTCTGGGTAGTTTTCAAATGCTGTTTGACCCGTTTCTTCACGCCAGCCTAGTAGGTTCGCGTCATCGTTCGCCCAGTCAGCCATCATTGTGCTAGAGAAGTGACCAGAGATGATGTCATCCATGTGCTTGTTGTAAAGTGGACGCATTAGATCTTTTAGCTCTTCAGAAAGCTCAAATGCTTTGATCTTAGCTGGGTTAGACAGACGGTCCATCATGTGCGTGATGCCACCGAACTTCAGTGCTTCTGTTACTGTTTCCCAACCGTACTGAAGTAGTTTACCTGCGTAACCTGGGTCGATACCTTCAGCAACCATCTTCTCGTAACATACGATAGAACCTGCTTGTAGCATGCCACATAGGATAGTTTGCTCACCCATTAGGTCAGATTTAACTTCTGCAACGAAAGAAGACTCTAGACAACCTGCACGGTGACCACCAGTCGCAGCCGCCCATGCTTTTGCGATTTCCAGACCGTCACCTTTAGGGTCGTTCTCTGGGTGAACCGCAATCAGCGTTGGAACACCAAAGCCACGCTTGTATTCTTCACGAACTTCGGTACCAGGACACTTAGGTGCAACCATTACAACCGTTAGGTCTTTACGAATTTGCATACCTTCTTCAACCACGTTGAAGCCGTGTGAATAACCTAGTGTCGCGCCTTCTTTCATTAGAGGCATTACTGTCTCAACAACGTTAGAGTGCTGCTTGTCTGGAGTCAGGTTAACAACTAGATCCGCTTGAGGGATTAAAGTCTCGTAGCTGCCTACTTCAAAACCGTTGTCTTTGGCATTTTTAAATGACTGACGTTGCTCATCGATTGCTGCCTGACGAAGTGCGTATGACACATCCAGGCCAGAATCACGCATGTTTAGACCTTGGTTCAGGCCTTGAGCACCACAACCTACGATGACAACCTTCTTACCTTTTAGGTAGTCTGCTTCTGAAGCAAACTCACTGCGGTCCATAAAACGACAACGACCAAGTTGGTCTAGTTGCTCACGCAAGTTTAGAGTATTGAAATAGTTAGCCATTAGGGTGCTCCTTTAAGATTCTTCCGTAGAGGTCGGTATTAGTCTTACCGAATGAGTCCATACTAGAACAGACATTTGATTGCTTAAAGTGATATATTCACAATTAGTAATTGCAAAAAATGCAACGCGGTAATTTTTTATGAATATTAAAACAATCCGACTGTTCCTTGATATCTGTGACAGCAAGAATTTTAGTAAGACAGCAGCCACCATGCACGTGAGTCCATCTGCTTTAAGTCGTCAGATTCAAAAATTGGAAGAAGAAATAGGCCACCCACTTTTTGTCAGGGATAACCGAAGTGTGGAGTTAACACCCGCCGGAGAAAAATTTCAGCCTGTGGCAATGAAGATGGTTCACGACTGGACACAATTCCAATCTCAAATCAATGTACAGGACGATGTTCTGAAAGGTGAGGTGCGTTTATTCTGCTCCGTGACAGCAAGCTATAGCCACTTACCGCAGCTGCTCAACTCATTTCGCTTAAAACACCCCTTTATTGAGTTCAAATTACTGACTGGGGATCCGGCTCAAGCCATTGATAAGATAATGAATGATGAGGCTGACATCGCCATTTCTGCCATGCCGGAGCACCTTTCATCTAAAGTTGAATTCACCACTATCAGTGAAATTCCACTCTCAGTGATAGCGCCCATTGGTATCAGCTCATGGGTAGAAGAGTTACATAAAGAACAGCCTGACTGGAGTAAGATTCCTTTCATTGTACCTGAGTCCGGCACTGCTAGAGACCGAGCCAATGCCTGGTTTAAAAAAATGAAAATTAAACCCAACATCTACGCGCAAATTTCTGGCCATGAAGCCATTGTCAGTATGGTGGCTCTAGGTTGTGGTGTCGGTATCGCACCAGATGTCGTTATTAATAACAGCCCAGTACGAGAGAGTATTCAGCGACTCTCATTTGCTCCGATCAAACCATTCCAACTCGGTGTGTGCTGTAAAAGATCGCAACTGGAAAACTCATTAGTCAAAGCGTTATGGGAGTTAGCCGAGGGAAGCTTTATTGCTCAGTAATACCAATACCTAGCCATCTGAACATTGCCGCAATTGGTATCAACACATTAACAATATTTAATCTTTCCAAAAGGTCTCCTCAAGAGAAGCTTTCGTAAACTATTTCTGACAATTTATAGAAACAAACTGGCAAAGTTTTAACGATTTATCCCCCTAAATCGTGTTGGCTCGCATTAGTCACGCGAGCCTTCTTTTTCATATTTCCCTCTCCCATCTTCACCAGTAAAGTACCAGCTAAAACAGAGGAACCTCCGTGAAAATACTCATCATAGAAGATGACGCAACGACTAGAGAATTTGTCAGTAAAGGCCTGTCCGAACACGGTTACATTGTTGACCAAGCCGAAGATGGCAAGAAAGGGTTGATGATGGCTCTCAGCTCAGAATACCAGCTCATCATCTTGGATAGGATGTTGCCCTACCTCGACGGAATGAAAGTTCTCGCCGCTATCAAAGCCGCGGAAGCACAGCTCCCAGTTCTGATTTTAAGCGCGATGGATAGCGTCAATGATCGAGTGGATGGTTTACAGGCTGGCAGTGATGACTACTTAATTAAGCCCTTTGCTCTTGCAGAGTTAATTGCCCGAGTTGATATCATCATCAACCGCACTCAGAGGCCAACATCCAATCAGCACATTCTTAATTATCACTGTTTGCAGGTAGACCTTAAAGCACATAAAGTCACGTGCAATCAACAAGAGATAATCCTTCAACCCAAAGAGTTTCAACTTATTCAATACTTTATCGAGCATAGCGAACAAGTGGTGTCACGCATGCGCTTGTTCGAAAATATCTGGAGTTATCACTTTGATCCCAAAACTAACGTCATCGATGTCCACGTGGCTAACTTACGCCGTAAACTGGAAGAGGCTGGGTGTAGAGAACTCCTGCACACAGTAAGAGGAGTTGGTTATGTCCTTCGTCGATGACTATGCGTTAACCCGTTCATCCGTATTTAAAACATTGGTGAGTTTGTTTCTAATTGTCACGATCACCAACATTGTCGTCATACACCAAGTATATAGGGACTCTAATAACTTCCACCATAAGCAGTTAAACAGGCAACTCAATGAAGAAATTCTGGAATTCAACTTTGCAGCTAAACAGAGCAAAGAAGAGGTCGAACAACTTTTAAAAACCAAACAAGCGACAGCGACACCTTTCTATTACCAGCTCATTGAAACAAGCGAATCAGACAACGTTAAACCGTACTATCCTGTCGAGCAGCAAAAGAACAGGCATAATATTTTAGTAGCTAACAACCTCCGATTAGAGATAGGGGTAGATAAAAGCGCGGTAGAAGCGTATCGAAAATCACTCACCCCGATGGTCTTCTCTGGCATCATCTTTCCTACTGCAGTCATGATCATGTCTGCACTATTTTTTACCGTACTGATTCTCAAGCGATTAGAAAAAGTGAATCACGCAATGAATCGCGTCCTGTGTGGAGAGCCCAATGTAAAAATTGCCGTATCTCGCCAAGACGATGAGTTTGATATATTAGCCATTCATCTGAATTTCATGATAGAGCAAATGGCGAAAAACGAGTCTAGCCTCAAATCTCTGACTACAGGGCTTGCTCATGACATGCGAACGCCAATGGCAAGGCTGAAGCTTCGCTTAGAAGATATTATGGCTCAAAGCGATTTATCACCATCCCAAATGAGCAGCTTTTCAGCTTGTTATGATGAATTAGAACTGATTTTGTCATTGTTCAATAGCATGCTTGAAATTGCAAAGCTCAACAGTGGCCAAGTGAATATCGGCAATGATAATGTCGATTTAGGTAAAGTCACCCAAGATGCCCTAGAGTTTATCTCTCCCGTCGCCGATGAAAAAAACCAAACGTTAATGTTCAGAGAAGATACGCCCTGCGTTGTCACAGGCGATCGCTCTCTGCTTTTTCGAGCGGTGTTTAATCTATTAGAAAATGCGGTTAAGTACACACCTAATGGAGGGCAGATCGAAGTTATTGCTGACTGCTTTGGTGTTGTTATCGCCGACTCTGGAATCGGCATTTCCGATTACGACAAAATCTATGTTTGCCGTCCGATGTATCGTGCTGACCAGAGTCGTACGGAGTCAGGTAATGGTTTAGGGTTGTCTTTGGTCGATGCTGTGGTCAATTTGCATAACGCGCACTTGTTTTTACGTGATAACACCCCGGGGCTACGTGCTCGACTCTATTTTGGAAGTTAGACAAAGACAAAAAGGCTAAGTAAATACTCAGCCATTAGCTTAATTAGACACTCTTTTATACAGAGAAACTAGGAACGACGACATCCGAGAGATCTTGCGTTTCTGGAATTTGCTTCATCGCGTGAGCGATTTGTTCCGCTTCGGTACCAACAATGATCTGTAGGTTATTCGCGCCAATTTTCACGACTCCCATCGCGCCAATGGCTTTGAGCGTTCGTTCGTCAACAACAGAGGTATCATTCAGAGTTAAACGTAAACGAGTAATGCATGAGTCGATAGAAACAAAATTGCTATGGCCACCTAGCGCTTTCAGATACTGAGCTGCTTTCGTATTAGTGGAAGTCTCACCTTTTACCACAGCCTCTATTTCTTCACGACCTGGCGTTTTCAAATCAAACTTAACAATAGCGAATCGGAATACCGCATAGTAAATAAATGCAAAGCAAATACCCTGTACGATAAGCATATAAGGCTTGATCGCGAGTGGTAAGTTATAAGACAAGATGAAATCAATTAACCCACCACTAAACGTGAAACCAGCGAACCACTGCATGCTTGCTGCAATATATAGAGAAAGTGCCGCTAAAAGAGCGTGAACAACGTATAGTGCAGGAGCCACAAACATAAACGCAAATTCAATAGGCTCTGTTACACCAGTCAAAATTGCGGTTAGTGCTGATGCACCAAGAATGCCGCCGACTCTTTTCTTGTTTTCTGGTTTTGCACAGTGATACATCGCCAAACATGCAGCAGGTAGGCCATACCCCATAAACGGAAAGAAACCACCCTGATACATACCAGTAACACCTAGCTCACCAGTGCCAGACCAGAACTTAGAAATATCATTGATACCAACAAGGTCAAAGATAAATACTTGGTTCAATGCATGATGTAAACCGATTGGAATTAATAGTCGGTTGAAGAAACCATAGACACCAGCGCCTGCCGCACCCATTTCAGAAATTGAGATACCAAAGTTAACCAGTGAACCATAAACGGCAGGCCACACATAAACCATTACAATACTAATCAGTATCGCAGCAAGCGACGTTACAATCGGTACAAAGCGCTTACCGCCAAAGAAACCTAACGCTGCTGGCAATTTGATAGTGTGGAAACGGTTGTAAAGAGTGGCAGCCACTATTCCCATCATGATCCCGGTAAATGCACTCACTGCGGCTCCAGATGCGATAACCTCTGAAGTACTCATCTCCGCGACAGGAATTCCGGTGATCTGTGAAATTACTGCGGTATTACCGACAATCATTTCGACAATTAATAGACCGAGTAATCCAGATAAAGCAGCTGCACCGTTGTTATCTTTGGCTAATCCATAAGCCACACCAACGGCGAATAACCAAGCTTGGTTATCCATAATACCCTTACCACCATACACCAGTATCGTAGCTAATGGGCTGTTCGCTCCCCACCCTGACGGGTCCAAAGCATAACCAAGGCCAAGCATTAAACCGCCAGCTGGCAGTACGGCGATTGGCACCATGAGTGCTTTACCGATTTTCTGTAAATATCCTAGAATGTTCACGTTTTATCCTCTTACTTTTAATTCTAAAGAGAGGATACGTGATTGATAATTAAGGCGCGGTTGTGCGTAGATTAAGTTTTATTAATCTTGTGAAAGGTTTTCAGAACGGCAGAAACGCAAAAAGCCCGCTATTTCTAGCGGGCTTTTTGCTAAATGTAAAGCCTGGCGATGTCCTACTCTCACATGGGGAAACCCCACACTACCATCGGCGCTATTTCGTTTCACTTCTGAGTTCGGCATGGAATCAGGTGGGTCCAAAACGCTATGGTCGCCAAGCAAATTCTTTCTCTCTATTTCTAGAGAATAACTTGGAAAGCTGTTTTTGTGTTCTCTACACATTCAATTCTGTTCTTGCTTTGAGTCCATCAAAACCCCTTGGGTGTTGTATGGTTAAGCCTCACGGGCAATTAGTACAGGTTAGCTCAACGCCTCACAACGCTTACACACCCTGCCTATCAACGTCGTAGTCTACGACAACCCTTTAGGATACTTAAAGTATCAGGGAGAACTCATCTCAAGGCTCGCTTCCCGCTTAGATGCTTTCAGCGGTTATCGATCCCGAACTTAGCTACCGGGCAATGCGTCTGGCGACACAACCCGAACACCAGAGGTTCGTCCACTCCGGTCCTCTCGTACTAGGAGCAGCCCCTTTCAATTCTCCAACGCCCACGGCAGATAGGGACCGAACTGTCTCACGACGTTCTAAACCCAGCTCGCGTACCACTTTAAATGGCGAACAGCCATACCCTTGGGACCGACTTCAGCCCCAGGATGTGATGAGCCGACATCGAGGTGCCAAACACCGCCGTCGATATGAACTCTTGGGCGGTATCAGCCTGTTATCCCCGGAGTACCTTTTATCCGTTGAGCGATGGCCCTTCCATTCAGAACCACCGGATCACTATGACCTGCTTTCGCACCTGCTCGAATTGTCATTCTCGCAGTCAAGCGGGCTTATGCCATTGCACTAACCTCACGATGTCCAACCGTGATTAGCCCACCTTCGTGCTCCTCCGTTACGCTTTGGGAGGAGACCGCCCCAGTCAAACTACCCACCAGGCACTGTCCGCAACCCCGATAAGGGGTCGACGTTAGAACATCAACACTACAAGGGTGGTATTTCAAGGACGGCTCCACGAATACTGGCGTACTCGTTTCAAAGCCTCCCACCTATCCTACACATGTAGGGTCAATGTTCAGTGCCAAGCTGTAGTAAAGGTTCACGGGGTCTTTCCGTCTAGCCGCGGGTACACTGCATCTTCACAGCGATTTCAATTTCACTGAGTCTCGGGTGGAGACAGCGTGGCCATCATTACGCCATTCGTGCAGGTCGGAACTTACCCGACAAGGAATTTCGCTACCTTAGGACCGTTATAGTTACGGCCGCCGTTTACCGGGGCTTCGATCAAGAGCTTCGACCGAAGTCTAACCCCATCAATTAACCTTCCGGCACCGGGCAGGCGTCACACCGTATACGTCATCTTACGATTTTGCACAGTGCTGTGTTTTTAATAAACAGTTGCAGCCACCTGGTATCTGCGACTCTCAATAGCTCCATCCGCGAGGGACTTCACCGTCGAGAGCGTACCTTCTCCCGAAGTTACGGTACCATTTTGCCTAGTTCCTTCACCCGAGTTCTCTCAAGCGCCTTGGTATTCTCTACCCGACCACCTGTGTCGGTTTGGGGTACGATTCCAACTTATCTGAAGCTTAGAGGCTTTTCCTGGAAGCATGGCATCAATGACTTCACATCCGTAGATGCTCGACGTCGTGTCTCAGCCTTAAAAAGAGCCGGATTTACCTAACTCTTAAGCCTACACACTTGAACCTGGACAACCGTCGCCAGGCCCACCTAGCCTTCTCCGTCCCCCCATCGCAATAAGTTGAAGTACGGGAATATTAACCCGTTTCCCATCGACTACGCCTTTCGGCCTCGCCTTAGGGGTCGACTTACCCTGCCCCGATTAACGTTGGACAGGAACCCTTGGTCTTCCGGCGAGGAGGTTTTTCACCCCCTTTATCGTTACTCATGTCAGCATTCGCACTTCTGATACGTCCAGCATGCGTTACCACACACCTTCAACCGCTTACAGAACGCTCCCCTACCCAATATACAGAAGTATATTGCCGCAGCTTCGGTTTACTACTTAGCCCCGTTACATCTTCCGCGCAGGCCGACTCGACCAGTGAGCTATTACGCTTTCTTTAAATGATGGCTGCTTCTAAGCCAACATCCTGGCTGTCTGAGCCTTCCCACATCGTTTCCCACTTAGTAGTAATTTGGGACCTTAGCTGGCGGTCTGGGTTGTTTCCCTCTCCACGACGGACGTTAGCACCCGCCGTGTGTCTCCCGGATAGTACTTACTGGTATTCGGAGTTTGCAAAGGGTTGGTAAGTCGGGATGACCCCCTAGCCTTAACAGTGCTCTACCCCCAGTAGTATTCGTCCGAGGCGCTACCTAAATAGCTTTCGGGGAGAACCAGCTATCTCCAGGTTTGATTGGCCTTTCACCCCTAGCCACAAGTCATCCGCTAATTTTTCAACATTAGTCGGTTCGGTCCTCCAATTGATGTTACTCAATCTTCAACCTGCCCATGGCTAGATCACCTGGTTTCGGGTCTATATCCAGAGACTGAACGCCCAGTTAAGACTCGGTTTCCCTACGGCTCCCCTAGATGGTTAACCTTGCCACTGAATATAAGTCGCTGACCCATTATACAAAAGGTACGCAGTCACACCACGAAGGTGCTCCTACTGCTTGTACGTACACGGTTTCAGGTTCTATTTCACTCCCCTCACAGGGGTTCTTTTCGCCTTTCCCTCACGGTACTGGTTCACTATCGGTCAGTCAGTAGTATTTAGCCTTGGAGGATGGTCCCCCCATATTCAGACAGGATATCACGTGTCCCGCCCTACTCGATTTCACTGAACACACATCGTCAACTACGGGACTATCACCCTGTATCGTCGGCCTTTCCAGACCGTTCGTCTAACGTGTGTAAAGCTTAAGGGCTAGTCCAATTTCGCTCGCCGCTACTTTCGGAATCTCGGTTGATTTCTTTTCCTCGGGGTACTTAGATGTTTCAGTTCCCCCGGTTCGCCTCCTGTTGCTATGTATTCACAACAGGATACTTACTTATGTAAGTGGGTTTCCCCATTCGGAAATCCCAGACTCAAGTGGCTTTTACTGCCTAATCTGGGCTTATCGCAAGTTAATACGTCCTTCATCGCCTCTGACTGCCAAGGCATCCACCGTGTACGCTTAGTCACTTAACCATACAACCCGAAGGAGTTTCGAATTGATGTTAAACAACCAAAGTTGTCTCTCATTATTTGAATGAGCGAGAGACATTCGATTTTGCCGGACTCAAATATGAATAATCCGAAGATTATTC is drawn from uncultured Vibrio sp. and contains these coding sequences:
- the ilvC gene encoding ketol-acid reductoisomerase, which gives rise to MANYFNTLNLREQLDQLGRCRFMDRSEFASEADYLKGKKVVIVGCGAQGLNQGLNMRDSGLDVSYALRQAAIDEQRQSFKNAKDNGFEVGSYETLIPQADLVVNLTPDKQHSNVVETVMPLMKEGATLGYSHGFNVVEEGMQIRKDLTVVMVAPKCPGTEVREEYKRGFGVPTLIAVHPENDPKGDGLEIAKAWAAATGGHRAGCLESSFVAEVKSDLMGEQTILCGMLQAGSIVCYEKMVAEGIDPGYAGKLLQYGWETVTEALKFGGITHMMDRLSNPAKIKAFELSEELKDLMRPLYNKHMDDIISGHFSSTMMADWANDDANLLGWREETGQTAFENYPETDVEISEQEYFDNGILMIAMVRAGVELAFEAMTASGIIDESAYYESLHELPLIANTIARKRLYEMNVVISDTAEYGNYLFANVATPLLREKFMPKVGTDVIGKGLGETSNQVDNATLIAVNETLRNHPVEYIGEELRGYMTDMKRIAVGG
- a CDS encoding HAMP domain-containing sensor histidine kinase, translated to MSFVDDYALTRSSVFKTLVSLFLIVTITNIVVIHQVYRDSNNFHHKQLNRQLNEEILEFNFAAKQSKEEVEQLLKTKQATATPFYYQLIETSESDNVKPYYPVEQQKNRHNILVANNLRLEIGVDKSAVEAYRKSLTPMVFSGIIFPTAVMIMSALFFTVLILKRLEKVNHAMNRVLCGEPNVKIAVSRQDDEFDILAIHLNFMIEQMAKNESSLKSLTTGLAHDMRTPMARLKLRLEDIMAQSDLSPSQMSSFSACYDELELILSLFNSMLEIAKLNSGQVNIGNDNVDLGKVTQDALEFISPVADEKNQTLMFREDTPCVVTGDRSLLFRAVFNLLENAVKYTPNGGQIEVIADCFGVVIADSGIGISDYDKIYVCRPMYRADQSRTESGNGLGLSLVDAVVNLHNAHLFLRDNTPGLRARLYFGS
- the ilvY gene encoding HTH-type transcriptional activator IlvY, whose product is MNIKTIRLFLDICDSKNFSKTAATMHVSPSALSRQIQKLEEEIGHPLFVRDNRSVELTPAGEKFQPVAMKMVHDWTQFQSQINVQDDVLKGEVRLFCSVTASYSHLPQLLNSFRLKHPFIEFKLLTGDPAQAIDKIMNDEADIAISAMPEHLSSKVEFTTISEIPLSVIAPIGISSWVEELHKEQPDWSKIPFIVPESGTARDRANAWFKKMKIKPNIYAQISGHEAIVSMVALGCGVGIAPDVVINNSPVRESIQRLSFAPIKPFQLGVCCKRSQLENSLVKALWELAEGSFIAQ
- a CDS encoding response regulator transcription factor — translated: MKILIIEDDATTREFVSKGLSEHGYIVDQAEDGKKGLMMALSSEYQLIILDRMLPYLDGMKVLAAIKAAEAQLPVLILSAMDSVNDRVDGLQAGSDDYLIKPFALAELIARVDIIINRTQRPTSNQHILNYHCLQVDLKAHKVTCNQQEIILQPKEFQLIQYFIEHSEQVVSRMRLFENIWSYHFDPKTNVIDVHVANLRRKLEEAGCRELLHTVRGVGYVLRR
- the nagE gene encoding N-acetylglucosamine-specific PTS transporter subunit IIBC is translated as MNILGYLQKIGKALMVPIAVLPAGGLMLGLGYALDPSGWGANSPLATILVYGGKGIMDNQAWLFAVGVAYGLAKDNNGAAALSGLLGLLIVEMIVGNTAVISQITGIPVAEMSTSEVIASGAAVSAFTGIMMGIVAATLYNRFHTIKLPAALGFFGGKRFVPIVTSLAAILISIVMVYVWPAVYGSLVNFGISISEMGAAGAGVYGFFNRLLIPIGLHHALNQVFIFDLVGINDISKFWSGTGELGVTGMYQGGFFPFMGYGLPAACLAMYHCAKPENKKRVGGILGASALTAILTGVTEPIEFAFMFVAPALYVVHALLAALSLYIAASMQWFAGFTFSGGLIDFILSYNLPLAIKPYMLIVQGICFAFIYYAVFRFAIVKFDLKTPGREEIEAVVKGETSTNTKAAQYLKALGGHSNFVSIDSCITRLRLTLNDTSVVDERTLKAIGAMGVVKIGANNLQIIVGTEAEQIAHAMKQIPETQDLSDVVVPSFSV
- a CDS encoding accessory factor UbiK family protein, which translates into the protein MFDPKKLEQIAKQIHDSMPAPVKELGADVDQKVRQVIQGQLNKLDVVSREEFDVQTQVLLRTRQKLTEMEAKLAELEAKLADK